In Drosophila simulans strain w501 chromosome 3R, Prin_Dsim_3.1, whole genome shotgun sequence, a single window of DNA contains:
- the LOC6729497 gene encoding GPI transamidase component PIG-S isoform X1, whose protein sequence is METSSSSPVKPRRKDKDEDKFRIGATLAFIVVIIGIGVPMWWRTTTVYRVNLPSTEILSLSETPIKTAVQVAIYTQDTSRGQLLIAELQSAFSDNEIWSVEFKQLSPTPKTQEAHTPAALEKLLLENHVQSVGDFMFIEWPKLQEELLLTTERSALMRSDTPSNKIAQLLHAKILQTYRINQILSTDERMGAKSEAPQPAYDVIVSVLNPKPKLTHAKWNIAMAVKTYIEPWLAKVSGVSNYTVRSQWKYRVAIEADLKQVRDQSKLGRHYALQETALPHLLTSIAQNLSASTTDKPAINLVVYIPPCHIAPLHIYNSKDQRLTRNDVDAFISPPWGGFIIANPPEHVCLSAMSDQEAVPYHVSTTDNMQVMLDQLHKLLDISSELQMEGVKVVDIEQLEPRRWEYEAYLRRSAIRHISTASSTLQSLIKLLDQISYIVIDDEVGAAITNSYADILAAKAALLEHRLADASVLAKRAFVASERGFFDASLLAQLYFPDEQKYAIYIPLFLPIMVPVLSSFNMLRGVLQARRKEKQS, encoded by the exons ATGGAAACATCGAGCTCCAGTCCAGTAAAGCCCAGGAGAAAAGACAAGGACGAAG ATAAGTTCCGGATCGGGGCTACACTTGCATTTATCGTGGTCATCATTGGAATTGGCGTGCCCATGTGGTGGCGCACCACCACAGTCTACAG AGTCAATTTGCCCTCGACGGAAATTTTGAGTCTGAGTGAAACTCCGATCAAAACGGCTGTGCAGGTGGCCATCTACACACAAGATACCAGTCGTGGCCAGTTGCTCATCGCCGAACTGCAGAGCGCCTTCAGCGACAATG AAATATGGTCCGTGGAATTCAAGCAGCTATCTCCGACGCCAAAGACCCAGGAAGCACACACGCCTGCTGCTCTGGAGAAGCTGTTGCTGGAGAACCATGTCCAGAGCGTTGGCGACTTCATGTTCATCGAGTGGCCCAAActgcaggaggagctgctACTAACCACCGAGAGATCGGCCCTGATGCGAAGTGATACAC CTTCCAACAAAATTGCCCAGCTCCTGCATGCCAAGATCCTGCAGACGTatcgcataaatcaaattttaagtaCCGATGAACGGATGGGCGCAAAGTCGGAAGCTCCGCAACCAGCCTACGATGTTATTGTCTCCGTCCTAAATCCGAAACCGAAACTCACACACGCCAAGTGGAACATAGCAATGGCTGTGAAGA CTTACATTGAGCCCTGGTTGGCTAAGGTGTCCGGTGTGTCCAATTACACGGTGCGATCGCAGTGGAAGTACCGAGTGGCCATCGAGGCTGATCTCAAGCAGGTGCGCGACCAGAGCAAGTTGGGGAGACACTACGCCCTCCAGGAAACCGCTCTGCCTCATCTGCTCACATCGATTGCCCAGAATCTGAGCGCCAGCACCACCGACAAGCCGGCCATCAACCTGGTGGTGTACATTCCACCCTGCCACATCGCTCCGCTGCACATCTACAACAGCAAGGATCAGCGGCTGACGCGGAACGACGTAGATGCCTTCATTTCGCCACCGTGGGGTGGCTTCATCATTGCTAATCCGCCAGAGCATGTGTGCCTGTCGGCCATGAGCGATCAAGAGGCAGTTCCCTACCATGTCAGCACCACGGACAACATGCAGGTGATGCTGGACCAGCTGCACAAGCTGCTCGACATCAGCAGTGAGCTTCAGATGGAGGGCGTTAAGGTGGTGGACATCGAGCAACTGGAGCCACGTCGCTGGGAGTATGAAGCATACCTAAGACGCAGTGCCATTCGACACATATCAACAGCAAGCAGCACGCTCCAGAGCCTCATCAAACTGTTGG ATCAAATCAGCTACATTGTGATAGACGACGAGGTGGGTGCCGCCATTACAAATTCCTATGCCGACATCTTGGCCGCCAAGGCTGCCCTTTTGGAACACCGACTGGCGGACGCTTCGGTGCTGGCCAAGCGTGCGTTCGTGGCCTCGGAGCGGGGATTCTTTGACGCCAGCCTGCTGGCGCAGTTGTACTTCCCGGATGAGCAGAAGTACGCCATCTACATTCCGCTCTTCCTGCCCATCATGGTGCCTGTACTGAGTTCCTTCAACATGCTGCGTGGTGTGCTGCAGGCCAGACGGAAGGAGAAGCAGTCGTAA
- the LOC6729497 gene encoding prolyl 3-hydroxylase sudestada1 isoform X3, with product MLEKGQSQALVAEIIQKVQWSRKQMDLYEFYQSTDLSNMPDCRLLTNFLQVLRKQVRPWLEKVTNLKLDYVSASCSMYTCGDYLLVHDDLLKDRQVAFIYYLSPWEGAEEWTEAQGGCLEIFGSDDQCFPQFPVQRKIAPKDNQFAFFKVGSRSFHQVGEVTTFDYPRLTINGWFHGDTNEAFVADSLRAFPRLNYLQPDGLNRPPLGLFLNNVYLKGATRRSIQKRIEENSEICLYEFFKREKFELARSQLLADSDTLKWRRQGPANAHNYEVLDLTTARGTILELLQLFRSHAMFDLLRDFTDLDLAGTDAESPTCSVELQRWSHGNYTVLGDGLTSEENTLDLVYYLNAAEGAAVITYLAPDAEMPTAKAPADGRRSDYDDEEEDDSVLLTITPVDNALNIVYRCEGTTKFTKYVSRNTPLEKGPVFVISCSYKE from the coding sequence ATGCTGGAGAAGGGCCAAAGCCAGGCGCTGGTCGCCGAGATCATCCAGAAGGTGCAGTGGTCGCGCAAACAGATGGATTTGTATGAGTTCTACCAGAGCACCGACCTCTCCAACATGCCCGATTGCCGACTGTTGACCAACTTCCTGCAAGTGCTGCGCAAACAAGTGCGTCCCTGGCTGGAGAAGGTTACCAACCTCAAGCTGGACTATGTGTCCGCCTCCTGCAGCATGTACACCTGCGGCGACTATCTGCTCGTGCACGATGATCTGCTTAAGGACCGCCAAGTGGCCTTCATTTACTATCTGTCGCCTTGGGAAGGAGCGGAAGAGTGGACGGAGGCGCAGGGCGGATGCCTAGAGATCTTCGGTAGCGACGACCAGTGCTTTCCACAGTTTCCAGTGCAGCGAAAGATCGCCCCCAAAGACAACCAGTTTGCCTTCTTCAAGGTGGGTTCGCGCTCCTTCCACCAAGTAGGCGAGGTTACCACATTCGACTACCCGCGTCTTACTATAAACGGATGGTTCCACGGCGATACCAATGAGGCCTTCGTGGCCGACTCCCTGCGCGCCTTTCCCCGCCTGAATTACCTGCAACCCGATGGCCTTAATAGGCCACCACTTGGCCTGTTCCTAAACAACGTGTATCTAAAGGGGGCCACTCGCCGGAGCATCCAAAAGCGGATCGAAGAAAACTCCGAGATTTGTTTATATGAGTTCTTCAAGCGAGAGAAATTCGAATTGGCCCGGTCGCAGCTGCTGGCCGATTCGGATACCCTGAAGTGGCGGAGACAGGGACCCGCAAACGCACACAACTATGAAGTGCTGGATTTGACAACAGCCAGAGGCACCATACTGGAACTACTGCAACTGTTCCGTAGCCACGCCATGTTTGATTTGCTGCGAGATTTCACCGATCTGGATTTGGCAGGCACCGATGCCGAAAGTCCAACATGCAGCGTGGAACTGCAGCGATGGTCCCACGGCAACTACACAGTGCTGGGCGACGGTTTGACCAGCGAGGAAAACACTTTGGACCTGGTTTACTACCTGAACGCGGCAGAAGGAGCAGCCGTGATCACATACCTCGCACCCGACGCCGAAATGCCAACAGCGAAAGCACCGGCGGACGGAAGGCGATCGGACTACGATGACGAGGAAGAGGACGATTCCGTTCTGCTTACTATCACGCCTGTGGACAACGCCCTGAACATAGTATACCGGTGCGAGGGCACCACCAAGTTCACCAAATACGTGTCGCGCAACACGCCCCTTGAAAAGGGAcctgtttttgttatttcgtGCAGCTACAAGGAGTAG
- the LOC6729497 gene encoding prolyl 3-hydroxylase sudestada1 isoform X2 — METSSSSPVKPRRKDKDEDGRAEQEDSADQVGEPQRKLLRLGDILETKEVLLNEAYQQPELTKWLQTAWTEEKSQETKEKQTGAQVFSDPFQICLLPGMLEKGQSQALVAEIIQKVQWSRKQMDLYEFYQSTDLSNMPDCRLLTNFLQVLRKQVRPWLEKVTNLKLDYVSASCSMYTCGDYLLVHDDLLKDRQVAFIYYLSPWEGAEEWTEAQGGCLEIFGSDDQCFPQFPVQRKIAPKDNQFAFFKVGSRSFHQVGEVTTFDYPRLTINGWFHGDTNEAFVADSLRAFPRLNYLQPDGLNRPPLGLFLNNVYLKGATRRSIQKRIEENSEICLYEFFKREKFELARSQLLADSDTLKWRRQGPANAHNYEVLDLTTARGTILELLQLFRSHAMFDLLRDFTDLDLAGTDAESPTCSVELQRWSHGNYTVLGDGLTSEENTLDLVYYLNAAEGAAVITYLAPDAEMPTAKAPADGRRSDYDDEEEDDSVLLTITPVDNALNIVYRCEGTTKFTKYVSRNTPLEKGPVFVISCSYKE, encoded by the exons ATGGAAACATCGAGCTCCAGTCCAGTAAAGCCCAGGAGAAAAGACAAGGACGAAG ATGGTCGTGCAGAGCAGGAGGATTCCGCGGACCAGGTGGGCGAGCCGCAGAGGAAACTCTTGCGCCTGGGCGACATCCTTGAAACGAAGGAGGTGCTCCTTAACGAGGCGTATCAGCAACCGGAACTTACCAAATGGCTCCAGACAGCCTGGACGGAGGAGAAGAGCCAAGAAACCAAGGAGAAGCAAACCGGTGCTCAGGTCTTCTCGGATCCCTTTCAAATCTGCCTTTTGCCCGGCATGCTGGAGAAGGGCCAAAGCCAGGCGCTGGTCGCCGAGATCATCCAGAAGGTGCAGTGGTCGCGCAAACAGATGGATTTGTATGAGTTCTACCAGAGCACCGACCTCTCCAACATGCCCGATTGCCGACTGTTGACCAACTTCCTGCAAGTGCTGCGCAAACAAGTGCGTCCCTGGCTGGAGAAGGTTACCAACCTCAAGCTGGACTATGTGTCCGCCTCCTGCAGCATGTACACCTGCGGCGACTATCTGCTCGTGCACGATGATCTGCTTAAGGACCGCCAAGTGGCCTTCATTTACTATCTGTCGCCTTGGGAAGGAGCGGAAGAGTGGACGGAGGCGCAGGGCGGATGCCTAGAGATCTTCGGTAGCGACGACCAGTGCTTTCCACAGTTTCCAGTGCAGCGAAAGATCGCCCCCAAAGACAACCAGTTTGCCTTCTTCAAGGTGGGTTCGCGCTCCTTCCACCAAGTAGGCGAGGTTACCACATTCGACTACCCGCGTCTTACTATAAACGGATGGTTCCACGGCGATACCAATGAGGCCTTCGTGGCCGACTCCCTGCGCGCCTTTCCCCGCCTGAATTACCTGCAACCCGATGGCCTTAATAGGCCACCACTTGGCCTGTTCCTAAACAACGTGTATCTAAAGGGGGCCACTCGCCGGAGCATCCAAAAGCGGATCGAAGAAAACTCCGAGATTTGTTTATATGAGTTCTTCAAGCGAGAGAAATTCGAATTGGCCCGGTCGCAGCTGCTGGCCGATTCGGATACCCTGAAGTGGCGGAGACAGGGACCCGCAAACGCACACAACTATGAAGTGCTGGATTTGACAACAGCCAGAGGCACCATACTGGAACTACTGCAACTGTTCCGTAGCCACGCCATGTTTGATTTGCTGCGAGATTTCACCGATCTGGATTTGGCAGGCACCGATGCCGAAAGTCCAACATGCAGCGTGGAACTGCAGCGATGGTCCCACGGCAACTACACAGTGCTGGGCGACGGTTTGACCAGCGAGGAAAACACTTTGGACCTGGTTTACTACCTGAACGCGGCAGAAGGAGCAGCCGTGATCACATACCTCGCACCCGACGCCGAAATGCCAACAGCGAAAGCACCGGCGGACGGAAGGCGATCGGACTACGATGACGAGGAAGAGGACGATTCCGTTCTGCTTACTATCACGCCTGTGGACAACGCCCTGAACATAGTATACCGGTGCGAGGGCACCACCAAGTTCACCAAATACGTGTCGCGCAACACGCCCCTTGAAAAGGGAcctgtttttgttatttcgtGCAGCTACAAGGAGTAG
- the LOC6729500 gene encoding ankyrin repeat and sterile alpha motif domain-containing protein 1B isoform X2: protein MGKDQHLLEASRGGDIKTVDKLLEHSSKRHGPLSSFRRSPSINCQDMNGYTSLHHACLNGHSNIVRLLLSHNALLDVPDIRGSTPLFLAAWAGHQDIVKMLLMHSPAGANPNAQTIENETPLHSGAQHGHNAVVAILLSYGADPAIRNNSFQTALDLAAQFGRLQVVQTLLRVYPDLILPYKRLEEDDEELLGCSPIKHIFTHTCLHLASRNGHKKVVETLLAAGVDVNILTNAGSALHEAALCGKKSVVVTLLKAGIYVHATDGNGRTALDILSDYPPHVTYDIVGAINEFTQAAREHQKPLVVENGTQSLPKRLYEKNSQRKKVPPRQRNSLDIFAKPPENYLQMKPIMHQKSCDNMSDFRTNGGNLWSSYKPVYKQPMLPSFRTDSDISNGSVPSRSYEYINLLRNGSHSDDNSASTSSNSAVRQQAVATYVEMKLATPPVPKPRTRINGEYNDYANLVPIEDGSCVAAVDNNNNSNGNGTKLRLVRHSPTPDYPPPTVTEAERTIFNFMQPATLRKNSLLEPAESPRTTNSVSSDQVEEYVADIPFAGLFKGSTLNLCSDVVDGIGAVPGDREFLQSPSMVRSAHVQNHRRSLSKQRYSALGEDFSASRVWAEIDTIFENIGNEVSTVEQEGEKLIEDPSSLSLEDSRQSLHIRDPAELLLGRKPSAASSNWCHSPYTLIYGEIRYSLFYLGSTVIRKLQGTLSTRKSIQKLKIDENLKSAASVSDFSLLENCTTSTKYLKAANHQTRLNVDIAVSCVGVKFIDHEKKTAICCHDIENINCVCQDSEDLRYFAYITKEQDLHYCHVFMVDSLELAKEIIMTLGQAFEVAYQLALSRQGTSLNEEC, encoded by the exons ATGGGCAAGGATCAGCATTTGCTGGAGGCTTCGCGAGGCGGCGACATCAAGACGGTGGACAAACTGCTGGAGCACTCGAGCAAACGCCATGGCCCGCTGTCCAG CTTTCGGCGAAGTCCCAGCATCAACTGCCAGGACATGAATGGCTACACTTCGCTGCATCACGCCTGTCTAAATGGGCATAGCAATATTGTACGGCTACTACTCTCCCACAACGCGCTGTTGGATGTGCCTGATATACGTGGCTCGACGCCCCTATTTCTGGCCGCCTGGGCTGGGCACCAGGACATCGTCAAGATGCTGCTGATGCACTCGCCTGCGGGAGCCAATCCGAATGCCCAAACTATCGAGAACGAGACGCCGCTGCACTCTGGCGCCCAACATGGCCACAATGCCGTGGTGGCCATTCTGCTGTCGTATGGCGCCGATCCCGCCATACGCAACAATAGTTTTCAAACGGCTCTGGATTTGGCAGCGCAATTCGGACGCCTTCAGGTGGTTCAGACCTTGCTCCGCGTTTATCCCGACCTCATATTGCCTTATAAGCGTTTGGAGGAGGACGATGAAGAACTACTGGGCTGCTCGCCCATAAAGCACATCTTCACGCACACCTGCCTGCACCTGGCCAGCCGGAATGGGCACAAGAAGGTGGTTGAAACACTGCTGGCGGCCGGCGTCGATGTCAACATACTCACCAACGCTGGAAGCGCCCTTCACGAGGCGGCACTTTGTGGCAAAAAGTCCGTTGTGGTCACCCTGCTTAAGGCCGGAATCTACGTACACGCCACCGATGGAAACGGACGCACAGCCCTGGACATACTCTCCGATTATCCGCCGCATGTGACCTACGACATTGTGGGCGCCATaaacg AATTCACCCAAGCGGCGAGGGAACATCAGAAGCCACTTGTCGTAGAGAACGGCACACAATCGCTGCCAAAGCGGCTGTACGAGAAGAACTCGCAGCGAAAGAAGGTGCCGCCCAGGCAGAGGAA CTCACTGGACATTTTCGCCAAGCCGCCGGAGAATTACCTGCAAATGAAGCCCATCATGCACCAGAAGTCCTGCGACAACATGAGCGACTTTCGGACGAATGGCGGCAATCTGTGGTCCAGCTATAAGCCGGTGTACAAACAACCCATGTTGCCCAGCTTTCGAACGGACAGCGACATCTCCAATGGATCCGTACCCTCCAGATCGTACGAGTACATAAATCTACTGAGGAACGGCTCCCACAGCGATGATAACTCCGCCAGCACCAGTAGCAACT CTGCGGTGCGTCAACAAGCGGTGGCTACGTACGTGGAGATGAAGCTGGCAACGCCGCCAGTTCCTAAACCACGCACTCGAATAAACGGCGAATACAACGACTATGCGAATCTGGTGCCAATAGAAGATGGCAGCTGCGTGGCAGCTGtggataataacaataatagcaatGGTAATGGCACTAAATTGCGATTGGTTCGCCATTCGCCCACGCCGGATTATCCACCACCCACGGTCACCGAGGCGGAACGCACGATCTTCAACTTCATGCAGCCGGCTACTTTGCGCAAAAACAGTTTGCTGGAACCGGCGGAATCCCCTCGAACCACCAACTCAGTGAGCTCTGACCAGGTGGAGGAATACGTTGCCGACATACCCTTTGCTGGACTATTCAAAGGATCCACTTTGAACTTGTGCTCGGATGTGGTGGATGGCATTGGTGCTGTGCCGGGAGATAGGGAGTTTCTGCAATCACCCAGCATGGTGAGGTCAGCCCACGTCCAAAACCACAGACGCAGCCTGTCCAAGCAGCGATACTCAGCGCTGGGCGAAGACTTCAGCGCGTCGCGAGTGTGGGCTGAAATCGATACCATTTTTGAGAACATTGGCAACGAAGTGTCCACAGTAGAGCAGGAAGGCGAGAAGCTTATAGAAGATCCTTCAAGCCTGTCCTTAGAGGATTCCCGGCAGTCCCTGCACATACGAGATCCCGCGGAATTGCTATTGGGCAGGAAACCGAGCGCCGCCTCCTCCAATTGGTGCCACTCGCCATACACACTGATCTATGGCGAAATTCGCTACTCTCTGTTT TATCTTGGCTCAACGGTCATTCGAAAACTGCAAGGAACCCTTTCAACACGCAAATCCATCCAGAAGCTGAAGATCGATGAGAACTTGAAGTCGGCGGCGAGTGTTAGTGATTTCAGCTTGCTGGAAAACTGCACTACCTCCACAAAGTATCTGAAGGCGGCCAACCATCAGACGCGTCTCAATGTGGACATTGCTGTATCCTGCGTCGGCGTCAAGTTCATAGATCACGAGAAAAAG ACTGCCATCTGTTGCCATGACATTGAGAACATAAATTGTGTGTGCCAGGACTCAGAGGACTTGCGCTACTTTGCGTACATAACCAAAGAACAGGACTTGCACTACTGTCACGTCTTTATGGTGGATAGCTTG gagctggccaaggaaATCATCATGACGCTGGGACAGGCCTTCGAGGTGGCCTACCAGCTAGCACTGAGCAGACAGGGTACGTCCCTCAACGAAGAGTGCTAA
- the LOC6729500 gene encoding ankyrin repeat and sterile alpha motif domain-containing protein 1B isoform X1 codes for MGKDQHLLEASRGGDIKTVDKLLEHSSKRHGPLSSFRRSPSINCQDMNGYTSLHHACLNGHSNIVRLLLSHNALLDVPDIRGSTPLFLAAWAGHQDIVKMLLMHSPAGANPNAQTIENETPLHSGAQHGHNAVVAILLSYGADPAIRNNSFQTALDLAAQFGRLQVVQTLLRVYPDLILPYKRLEEDDEELLGCSPIKHIFTHTCLHLASRNGHKKVVETLLAAGVDVNILTNAGSALHEAALCGKKSVVVTLLKAGIYVHATDGNGRTALDILSDYPPHVTYDIVGAINEFTQAAREHQKPLVVENGTQSLPKRLYEKNSQRKKVPPRQRKKQDHQANGLSHSLSSLDIFAKPPENYLQMKPIMHQKSCDNMSDFRTNGGNLWSSYKPVYKQPMLPSFRTDSDISNGSVPSRSYEYINLLRNGSHSDDNSASTSSNSAVRQQAVATYVEMKLATPPVPKPRTRINGEYNDYANLVPIEDGSCVAAVDNNNNSNGNGTKLRLVRHSPTPDYPPPTVTEAERTIFNFMQPATLRKNSLLEPAESPRTTNSVSSDQVEEYVADIPFAGLFKGSTLNLCSDVVDGIGAVPGDREFLQSPSMVRSAHVQNHRRSLSKQRYSALGEDFSASRVWAEIDTIFENIGNEVSTVEQEGEKLIEDPSSLSLEDSRQSLHIRDPAELLLGRKPSAASSNWCHSPYTLIYGEIRYSLFYLGSTVIRKLQGTLSTRKSIQKLKIDENLKSAASVSDFSLLENCTTSTKYLKAANHQTRLNVDIAVSCVGVKFIDHEKKTAICCHDIENINCVCQDSEDLRYFAYITKEQDLHYCHVFMVDSLELAKEIIMTLGQAFEVAYQLALSRQGTSLNEEC; via the exons ATGGGCAAGGATCAGCATTTGCTGGAGGCTTCGCGAGGCGGCGACATCAAGACGGTGGACAAACTGCTGGAGCACTCGAGCAAACGCCATGGCCCGCTGTCCAG CTTTCGGCGAAGTCCCAGCATCAACTGCCAGGACATGAATGGCTACACTTCGCTGCATCACGCCTGTCTAAATGGGCATAGCAATATTGTACGGCTACTACTCTCCCACAACGCGCTGTTGGATGTGCCTGATATACGTGGCTCGACGCCCCTATTTCTGGCCGCCTGGGCTGGGCACCAGGACATCGTCAAGATGCTGCTGATGCACTCGCCTGCGGGAGCCAATCCGAATGCCCAAACTATCGAGAACGAGACGCCGCTGCACTCTGGCGCCCAACATGGCCACAATGCCGTGGTGGCCATTCTGCTGTCGTATGGCGCCGATCCCGCCATACGCAACAATAGTTTTCAAACGGCTCTGGATTTGGCAGCGCAATTCGGACGCCTTCAGGTGGTTCAGACCTTGCTCCGCGTTTATCCCGACCTCATATTGCCTTATAAGCGTTTGGAGGAGGACGATGAAGAACTACTGGGCTGCTCGCCCATAAAGCACATCTTCACGCACACCTGCCTGCACCTGGCCAGCCGGAATGGGCACAAGAAGGTGGTTGAAACACTGCTGGCGGCCGGCGTCGATGTCAACATACTCACCAACGCTGGAAGCGCCCTTCACGAGGCGGCACTTTGTGGCAAAAAGTCCGTTGTGGTCACCCTGCTTAAGGCCGGAATCTACGTACACGCCACCGATGGAAACGGACGCACAGCCCTGGACATACTCTCCGATTATCCGCCGCATGTGACCTACGACATTGTGGGCGCCATaaacg AATTCACCCAAGCGGCGAGGGAACATCAGAAGCCACTTGTCGTAGAGAACGGCACACAATCGCTGCCAAAGCGGCTGTACGAGAAGAACTCGCAGCGAAAGAAGGTGCCGCCCAGGCAGAGGAA AAAGCAAGATCATCAAGCCAACGGACTTTCGCACTCTTTAAGCTCACTGGACATTTTCGCCAAGCCGCCGGAGAATTACCTGCAAATGAAGCCCATCATGCACCAGAAGTCCTGCGACAACATGAGCGACTTTCGGACGAATGGCGGCAATCTGTGGTCCAGCTATAAGCCGGTGTACAAACAACCCATGTTGCCCAGCTTTCGAACGGACAGCGACATCTCCAATGGATCCGTACCCTCCAGATCGTACGAGTACATAAATCTACTGAGGAACGGCTCCCACAGCGATGATAACTCCGCCAGCACCAGTAGCAACT CTGCGGTGCGTCAACAAGCGGTGGCTACGTACGTGGAGATGAAGCTGGCAACGCCGCCAGTTCCTAAACCACGCACTCGAATAAACGGCGAATACAACGACTATGCGAATCTGGTGCCAATAGAAGATGGCAGCTGCGTGGCAGCTGtggataataacaataatagcaatGGTAATGGCACTAAATTGCGATTGGTTCGCCATTCGCCCACGCCGGATTATCCACCACCCACGGTCACCGAGGCGGAACGCACGATCTTCAACTTCATGCAGCCGGCTACTTTGCGCAAAAACAGTTTGCTGGAACCGGCGGAATCCCCTCGAACCACCAACTCAGTGAGCTCTGACCAGGTGGAGGAATACGTTGCCGACATACCCTTTGCTGGACTATTCAAAGGATCCACTTTGAACTTGTGCTCGGATGTGGTGGATGGCATTGGTGCTGTGCCGGGAGATAGGGAGTTTCTGCAATCACCCAGCATGGTGAGGTCAGCCCACGTCCAAAACCACAGACGCAGCCTGTCCAAGCAGCGATACTCAGCGCTGGGCGAAGACTTCAGCGCGTCGCGAGTGTGGGCTGAAATCGATACCATTTTTGAGAACATTGGCAACGAAGTGTCCACAGTAGAGCAGGAAGGCGAGAAGCTTATAGAAGATCCTTCAAGCCTGTCCTTAGAGGATTCCCGGCAGTCCCTGCACATACGAGATCCCGCGGAATTGCTATTGGGCAGGAAACCGAGCGCCGCCTCCTCCAATTGGTGCCACTCGCCATACACACTGATCTATGGCGAAATTCGCTACTCTCTGTTT TATCTTGGCTCAACGGTCATTCGAAAACTGCAAGGAACCCTTTCAACACGCAAATCCATCCAGAAGCTGAAGATCGATGAGAACTTGAAGTCGGCGGCGAGTGTTAGTGATTTCAGCTTGCTGGAAAACTGCACTACCTCCACAAAGTATCTGAAGGCGGCCAACCATCAGACGCGTCTCAATGTGGACATTGCTGTATCCTGCGTCGGCGTCAAGTTCATAGATCACGAGAAAAAG ACTGCCATCTGTTGCCATGACATTGAGAACATAAATTGTGTGTGCCAGGACTCAGAGGACTTGCGCTACTTTGCGTACATAACCAAAGAACAGGACTTGCACTACTGTCACGTCTTTATGGTGGATAGCTTG gagctggccaaggaaATCATCATGACGCTGGGACAGGCCTTCGAGGTGGCCTACCAGCTAGCACTGAGCAGACAGGGTACGTCCCTCAACGAAGAGTGCTAA